In Terriglobales bacterium, the sequence AGCAGCAACGTCTATGCCGCGGCAGCCGATCAAAACATCCAGGATGAAATCAAAACTCTGGAAGAAGCGCGGAACCGCGCCATCCTTAAGGGCGATGTGGCAGCGCTCGATCGCATGACATCCGACGACTACACGTTCATAACCTTACGAGGAGAATTGCGCACGAAGGCAGAAATCCTCAAGGGTTTTTCCTCTGGATCATTCAGGTACGAGTCCCGGGAAATCTCTGATCTGAATGTTCGGGTTTACGGGGACACTGCGATTGTAACTGGCCGCTCCATTCAAAAGGGACA encodes:
- a CDS encoding nuclear transport factor 2 family protein → MRRAPLLALAAILTHVAILLSSNVYAAAADQNIQDEIKTLEEARNRAILKGDVAALDRMTSDDYTFITLRGELRTKAEILKGFSSGSFRYESREISDLNVRVYGDTAIVTGRSIQKGQENGKDYSGDYRFTRVYVKQNGRWLTVALQTTLIQ